The Paralichthys olivaceus isolate ysfri-2021 chromosome 2, ASM2471397v2, whole genome shotgun sequence genomic interval ttgtttttctcttccttcttctctctctcccttctagTCGTCTatctttcctcctccctttccCTGTACTTACTTATTTTCACTGTTGGAAGAATATGATTATATACAACTAGCGGTGGAAGCTGTCTACTCAACAGCTTTACCTATGTACCTTTGACTCAGTGGCTACACGATAAATCATTGGTACAATAGGCTAGTAAGTCCAATGAACCTTGGGAAAAGGAAGCCCTTAGACCGAAGACATTGGTAAATAGGCTACTTATACCATAGGAGGCTAGGTGGCTACTCGATTTTAAGGCACCAAAACAGAGCTTGCATAGCAACTGAGTGTGAGACATATTACCAGGTAAAACCTAGGATGAAAGACACCCTTTGATTTATGATGGCggccatttttctttttcgtgttttgtctttttattttatatgttttttgcTAATAAAACCGTTGTTTAATAGAATCATTTGTTGTTGAGTCGTCTGTGGCAACGCACCAAGCATATAGTtttcttcagcttttttctGCCGGAGGAGGATTCCAGGGTTTGGTTTCTCCAGTCCCAAAGGTCCTGTTAGCCTCGGCAGCTAACGTTGCTCATTGTGATTAAAGGTATAAAGGCCCAGGTGTGGGGAACTGAGCAAGGGCCACTGTGGCTTCTGTGTGTCAGCTCCGAGTAATGAGCCAGCTGGGGTCATTCTCTCAGTAGGTTTGGAGCTTTagcttttctttgtatttgctGGGTTGTTGTCTGCTGGTCTGATCATGTGAGGTGTCTGATTACATTGCTGCTGACAGCAAACTAGCTTCTTCTCCAAGCAGTAATCCACCCAATAGAAATCTACACCCTTTGTGTTTAAAGCTTCAGTAGTACATGTtcattcatctcatttaatGAGGAGCAGGAGAGTCATTGGTCAGACAGAACCAGGGGAAATGATTGTGATGATAGAGAAATGTTcggaaaagacaaaaaaatgtctgcacTTATAAATTCAAAAACTAGAGTCGTACTCTGTAGAGTGCATATCACTGCTAGCAATGGTTGTCTTATTTAACCCCATTTAAATGTGCTAGATCTAGATTCTGATTGGGATTTACTTCAAATTGCTTTTATATAtatccaggaattattttagGGGAATTGGTTAGGAAATTCACTTTCTCAAGAAAAACACAGGCCTCTCCTCATTCCAGAACCACCCCAAAATTAAACTCCATGTTCCATCATtgaaagtttcatggaaatccgttAAGAAATCAATTTTTGTTATAAAATCCCccaaaattattattgttactgaTGACAAACATTCAAATTAGCTGGATGATAAATTAATTGTCTCCGTTTGATTTGGCTTTTTGTTGGGATTGTTTTCTATCTTGAAAGGCATTATATAAACAAACCTTACTTTTGAACTACcggttttcatttcatctcattcAATAACAGGCATCTAAGGAATATAAGGTTGCATAGCAAATACTCTTGTTTTAAATGCAGTTCCTAACCAAATGCGGTTTTCTCTTAACAGGACTATAAACATGGCTGACGCGGGAAAAGGTCCCGTGGTTGGCCGGCCATCAGCATTTGCGAATGAAGAGCGGAGGGCTGTTCATTCCTGGTCCCGGATCTCGTCAGCGGGGCACAACGTCCTTCTGGATGCTCTAAAGATCCTCAGTCCAATGTCTCATGACTTCTCGTGCACGGAGGAGTTAGTCAACTTCCTTCACGAGCTGAGCGAGGAGGGCCACAAGCCCCTTGTGCTGAGCAGCAAGGACGTCTACAGATATCGCTCCTGCACAAACCAACTCTTAACTGTAGATATGCTGAAGCCACCCAACAAGAACGTTAGACCGACAGCCAAGAGAAGGGGAAGGAGGCCTATGACCAAAAAGAGAGAGGTACACCCATCCTGGAACACTTCTGAGAAGAGACCCATAATTCAAGGGGTCCGCCCACCAGAGCTACTTGTGGACCATCCCACCATTGTCGGCAGTAGGACCCCCATTCGGACTGCAGAGATGTCGCGGACACTGcaggtgcagccatgtctcagATTGACCAACATTGAAGGCCTGTCGGGATTCCACACGGCCAGACTCCAGATCCACACTACCTGGGACTCGTCCTCTGAGGCACCCTCTGTTGCCTTTTCACAGCAACAGCACCCTCCAACCCTTTCAGGAATACCTTTGCAGCCTTCTCAGAATGGTGGTGGGGCGCCCACCAAAGCTGTGGCCTTGTTTAGTCAGAAGAGCCTGTCCTGCCCTATCCGACTTGATGGTGCCCTCATTGGAGATTCAGCACCAGTCTTCTACGCTAATGGTATGGCGTttccacagactcacacagagcTGACCAGCAATGGCTTCCACAGGGGTAGTCAGGGCTCCAACGAACTAAACAGCCCGGCCCGGCAGAGAAATGGCTGGAAGGACAAGAACAGTTTCAGATGGAAAGTGATAAAGGTGGACGACTCTCGGTCGGTAGCCGAGGCTCGCAGAAAAGCGCAGAAGATCCTACAGGTCAATCTTTCGCCAGTGATTCAGATCCAACCTCTCAATCACGTCTTGAGAGACTTTAGATACCAGAATAACTGACAGTTCTCCCCAAACCCTCACACATTGTGTCCTAGCAGATGTTAGTGTTTTACGTCCATTAGCCTCTACCTGGCTGAGCCCCAGTGTTCATAGCAGACATCATACATGGGTTTTTGTGATATCTGCTGAATGTTGGAGGTAAAGAAATTACTCTTATTGTGGAAGTTCTTGTTCCTGACAGGTGCACCTGGGAAAGAAAGGTGTTTGAATTTGGATGAGGCTTTTTCTGGGAAATGTCGATTGGAAGAATGCCGGTACATTGTCACTGTCAACATAATATGCTGAGTTGACAATTATAATGTACCATATACACAAAGCTAAAGCTAACCATCATTCTGCCCAGGTGAACTGGCAACTAGCTAATGTTTGTGGTGACTTTATGGGCACAGCATTTAGGTCAAAGGTGAATTTTCTGTCCTTAAACAAGGCACTTGGTGTGACGAGTGCTCCAAGAGCATTTATGCAGTTACAAGCTAGTTGAAGAACAGCACCATTGTTCCAAAGTGTTTTTACATGCATTGCTTATAAACAGTGCTCTCACTCTGTGGGGCCCAACTATCCATAGCAAAGAAAGAATTAATGGCAGAATAGGACGATCCCACTTCACACCCAGATAACTGGTGAATGAACGAGGCAGGTATGCAAACTCTTCAGATGAGCAGATGTGATTGTTGGTTGGTTCTGGGAAAACAATTAAACTTAATTAAAAGGTGGGGGGAGTTTAGTTTGTCttccttttttgtatttttgttgtttccaCTGGAAATGAAGAAGGCTCTTGGAGTGAGTAGAGCAGGGAATCTAACCCATGGCACACAGATAGATACCTCGACGAACCGCAGTTCTTCAGAAAGTGTTACATTGGTTTATCTTATTCACACATcgagaaaaaaatacagattacAGAGTAATTTTGACTTTTGGGAATATTTTATGCCAGGTTCTTGTTAAAATACTTTAGAGATAAATTGTTAGAAGAGACAGAGAATTcggaaatgaaaaaaaccttGCTTCATTCTGAAAGAGGTCTGTTTTCTCAATATTAATCTTCATCTGAGAATATCTTGATTGTGATATCTGAGTTTCTTCCCCACATTGTTGCTTTACCGTCAAAAGTATAAAATGgaataacattaaatattgaaaatgtgCACTCGAGCTGCTGCCGTCTTTGCACTTAACAGGCAACTAACGTCAGTCGGACTCTTGATGATTCGAGACATTTGGCTGATATATTTGTGGTTACATTTTGTTAACTTGAGCATCAGGCCTGTTTATTTCCTCTCAACTTAACTTTGAAGCTGCAGCATATTGATGTTTTATCTTCCATCAGAGTTGCTGCAGAGAATTGCCCAACAAAGGCTAGGCTGTGGTTTCTTGAATTCTTCTGCCGTGATACGACTGTTGTGACTCTTcttaagattaaaaaaagcactttgagtgtgGCAGTGATTTCATCGTCACTTGTTCCAGATCCTGAAAGTATTTTCGTTTGCTGCAGCTTGTTGAAAATATTCCCTCAAATTAAGTTTCACTTTCAGTCAACCTACACTGGTTTTTGCTACTGGTGCTAACTTTGCCATGTAGGTGCTGAATAAAGTGACTGGCACTAATGTCCTGTTTCACCTCTACTGGTTCAGATTGGAGTGTTAAAGAGGAATGACTTCCtgtgaattattctttgagggACCGATGTGATCTTTGAGtgctgctgccccctgcaggttGTGATGAGAATGCCAAACCGCCTTGTGTGCTTTCCGAAGGGTTCCTACTGTGAGGAACAGCCAGATCTCTTGATGTCCAAATATAACGACTAAACCAACATTAGGTCAGTGAATCTTGGAAGGTCTTGCATTTCAAAAATCATGAAATTGATgccatagaaaataaaattggatttcCAAACATTGATGTAAATACGGGttacaaataattaatttgattcGCTGAGGAAACCTGCTTTCAGTTTTGAAAACACTGTTCTTTAATAAGAAAACTGTTTCTCTGTTGGACCTGACACCACATCAGTGTTTGGTGCTCACTTTGGATTTTTGTATGTCCGATGAATTTTAGGTTCTGGAGGAGGCTCGTTGTCTCCTCGTATCCTTCTGTCTTTAGCCATGTTCATGCCCTCCAACAACTCCCTTTTGTAGATCTTCTTTCTGTTAGTCTTGTTTGTGCAACACTTGTATGATATTGTATTTCCTACATGATCTTTGAAAaccttttgttaaataaaaaatatttaaaaataaattgcacAATATTTTCCTCTGATACATTTTCCAGAACATGTTGACTTCAGCAGGCACAGTACTGAATCTGATCTAATGCTGAAAACAATATCGTGatcacattgtttatttttgtggacGTATGACTCAACAAGCCATAAGTTGTGTCATTGGGCTGTTGTTGAGCATCTGGGGAATAAATAAACTGCTTCATGAACTGGTTGGAACTTTGGGTTTGACAGCTATCATGCTAACGGCACAGTTGAGTCAGTGGTGACTTGGTGATTAGTTTGAAATGAATCCTGAAGTGAATGGACATGTTGGACTGTTGCTGGttctaaaagaaaaatcacGTTTGTAGTTCTTGAAGTAGAATGAATGTTATTATATTCATGTCGTGGGCCACTGGAAATCAGCATGAACAAAACCAACAAATGGATGCTGATGTGACTTTGGATCGTTGACCTGATGAATTATATTTAAGGAATAATTTTTAATTAtccctttaaattaaaatgtggttttgagTTTGCAGGTGTAGGGCTTTTCTAATACCAACATTCTGTTTGATCCCACCACAATGTTTACAGATTTCTATAAAGTGTTGATTCTCTAGTGAGTCCACGGATACTTGATCCGGTTACCAGCCGGTTTGGTAAATGGAGTCAAAAGTAGACCAACGTTTTCCCTGGTCGTTCTCTGGGTGTTCACCGTTTCTTACAACAAGAACTTCTCCAGGAACCGAGAAACATTTTACTAAACTAAAGAAAATTTTTTTGAAGAAGAACTTGTCTAAAATGAGTTCCTGTCCTTCCTAGCTTGTTCTCTGACGGTAGAACTCGCTGAAGACCTTGATGCCTACAAACCTGCAGACCACCACTAAACAACAATGGCAGAACTTGTGAATTTATTCACCTTCATGTATTTTTATTGGAGCATCAATTTGGATAAAAGAGTAAattaattaaagttttttttttctagctgAGCGGGAGCACATCTCAACAAATTTGACTAACTTCCTTTTAGTCCTCAGAAAATGATATCTTCTATACTGCCCAGCTAAGCCTAGCTAGCTGACGTTAGCATACACTGGCGCAAAACTAACATACTTAACTTATAAATTGTAATCAGTACATGGACCATTACTAGCCGTAAGACTTAGAAACAATAAATTCCCGTAAGCTGTTTTCAGGCATGAACTCTGGATGATGTCTGCAGAATTCCATCTGGAGTTTCTCCAGAGGTTCCATCCACCCATCTGTGAACGACTCATGAAAAGAACTCAAGATGGAAACCGCATCGTCAAGTGGCAGCATTGAGATGTGAGAACATCTCTACCCAGTTAGAGCAGAGTATGTAAATTATGTGTTAATCACACACATGGCCGCAAGCTTCGGGCTCATGAGACACGACAGGGAGAGCGACGGATTGAGATGAGCTGCTCggtttctcctccacctctttgtcTCAGTCAGGAATTCAGACGTGAGCTATCGTCACCGTTTTTAATGAGGTCCGCGGTGACGGCGAGGCAGCCAGCAGCACTGGAGGTCAGAGTTCCTGATCTTCTACACCTCCCACTCCTCCAACCGCTTCTTCCCCCACAGTGTTGACTCTCAGGCAAAACCTTTTCCAATCTGCTCTCCTCTGCCGCCAGCACCGCAGCTCAGCTCTTTGTATGTTGGGGGGGAGGGAGCTCAGCATGTGGAGAAGCAGCTGGAACCTCCACAACTGTTCGCTCTCCATTTTGGAAAGGTTGCCTCATCACAGCTACTCTCAATGTGGCTCATATATTTAGAATCACACTGCTCCATGTGTCCTCGTGAGCATTGATTTCTTCACATGGAcgacagagggaggaggtcaggcttgtttttttgtgtcttgaATGTCAGCAGCGGAGAAGTAAGGCTATTTTAAGTGAAGGTCTACAGAGTGACAGAGCGTTTGGGGGTTTTCGGCGCAAGCTAGCGTTCAATGCAGCAGAACAACAAAGTCTCatacagtgagatcagagcagCCGAGGAGGGGAGGACATTTCCATCATAAACAACATGGCTGCTTTCACACTGGCTGTGTCAACACGTTTCTTGTGTTTGAACATTTCTGTTTCAGACGTAGAAGCCAATAACACAAGGACACTGACCCAGAGGTTTGTGGTTTtcgagaaaattaaaaaaatatttgataaaaaaatatttctgtttgcaaagaaaTTACGGAAATCCAAGAAAGGAttgttatttcatttgttattaAAACAGATACAGGGTTGGATGATGTGGAGTTTTTGGCTTTAAAAGCTAATTATCactaaaatgttaaatgatTAACTTCAACAAAACCCAATAATTTTAATATCAATTTATTTCAGATTATTAGCCAAACAAGTAGTGTGACGAACTGTGTAATAGATTATTAAATTTCACAGACATTTAGATAAAACATCGTTTATAACACGAGTATATATTAAAACCAGGAACATCAGGAACACATTAGTTCATTTTGGCTCCTTTGTTGTTCCTTTGATGTGGCTGCAGCAAACTGatgcaacattttatttttgctgtctGTTGTTGCCCATGACGACGTCAGATCATTTGCTGTCTGTGATGGTCGGTGGTTTGAACGGAATCAGACGAGTCTGCAGTGATGTCCTTCTCACAGCCCCTCGTGTCATTAAGCTGTTTCATGACCACATCGGCACTTTCAGAACTTCAGTAGTGAAAAACATCATCAGAGATcgatgattaaaaaaagcagcgggcagacagacagagtcaAACGTCATCTCAGAGACTGATTTGAAATGTTGGTGGACATGGTGGTTGGAGGAAacgcagctgctgcagtgcgACAGTAGTTTGTGTTCAGGGGTTGAGGCTGATGTTCTTCAAACTGTTTGATCCTTCTGAAGATCTAATTTAAGAGCAGCTCACAAATATCATTTCTTCCCTAAAAGAACGTCCTCTTGGACATTTGTCAGGGACTATCTTCAGAGGCGGATTAATACATGTTTCTTGCTCTTGTGAGTTCTTCCAGCAGCAGGTGTCACtgagtcaaaataaggcacagTGTGTTTAATGAAGATTCATTTATTGGTGTGTTTTTAACCGTTTGTGAAACAAAGCAATTCTGTGGACAGaggaattaaatataaaatacatctgcatttatctGTGAATTCACAACCTGCTCTCAGCTGAGTTTCataattttcacacatgaactctcTGGAATCTGGAAAATTGGGTGCAGACTTGCTCATTgtgaattttcctgctgtattctctgGAGGcctcactcacacattttctGGACTTTCTACTCAGGGGCAGCAAAAGTTGTGGAAAATATCTGTAGGAATTGACTGTGACATTTGCTaataaacaggaaaatgtccggacttCAGTTCGTGTCTAGAATCTGTTAGTCGGGATACTCTTAGCCCATATcccatccttccaacaagtttcatggaaatgtgttcagtagtttttacataatcctgttgataaacaaactgttttgtatattttgtccCAGGTCGTGGGATCTTCAGGAGTTGTACAAGTGTACACAGCAAATCCAGTTGCTTGCATGTACAACTCCTGAAGATCTGAGCTGAAAGAGCCACAGAAACACTTTCACTTCATTTGATTGATTACTGAAAAAGatagtttttcatttcagcaaACTGACAACTCGTATTTCTTAGTTGGATATAGATGAACTGTCCAAAGCTGAACCATGATGAAGTCTATAGGTTATTGTGGTTTGTACACAGCTCCAGTTGTTCTGTTTCAACTGGTTTCACTGGTCCAGATCCAGAATCTTTGGAGGTTCTTCAGGTTCCCCTTCCAGACTGGAGTCctgcaggaaggagagaaataGATCAAACCAGGAAACCGACACTAATAATTACACTTCAGTGTGCAGCGCTGTTCACGATCCTCTCATTGAATTCTCCACCACACAGCAATAAACCTGTTTTCAGCTATTCCCTAAATAAAGAGTCGTGAGAACTGGCTGAAGTTATAAATGTACAGAAAAGACTTTTCACAAACTGTAGCTGGGTTTCTTTTCGACTGTTTTTCAACTTGTCGATTAAAATCCACCATGTGAGTAATCGCTTCTGATTTGGACGTTTAAAACCATCGATCAAGTGttgaaacaacaataaaaaactaGAAGAGAAATGTGCATTTACCAGAACCTTTTTTCATTGATTGTcacaaaatcatgaaaaacgTGATAGATTAGTAAATAAACCCACCTGTTGTCTCAGTGAACAACTAAACTACGTCTGTAATAAAGTGTGATCCTGCAGCTCGGACAGTCGTGAGATGGCGCAGCTGAAAACATCCGTCTGTTCTCTGATAGACAGGGAAAGTGTAAACTACTGAGAGTCTGTGAACTGAGAACCACAGTGTCCTTCACAAATCATTTCACGATTCAAGGTTTTGGTAAAAACCTTTCTTCCTGTGGATTCAGAgaaatttgtctttgttttcttccttcctctggGGGCCCCGGTCACCGTAGTAACTCAGCACTCGCTGGTGACGCAGCAGTTGCTTTGCAGAAATGGAAAAGTTGACTGC includes:
- the ccdc71 gene encoding uncharacterized protein ccdc71; this encodes MADAGKGPVVGRPSAFANEERRAVHSWSRISSAGHNVLLDALKILSPMSHDFSCTEELVNFLHELSEEGHKPLVLSSKDVYRYRSCTNQLLTVDMLKPPNKNVRPTAKRRGRRPMTKKREVHPSWNTSEKRPIIQGVRPPELLVDHPTIVGSRTPIRTAEMSRTLQVQPCLRLTNIEGLSGFHTARLQIHTTWDSSSEAPSVAFSQQQHPPTLSGIPLQPSQNGGGAPTKAVALFSQKSLSCPIRLDGALIGDSAPVFYANGMAFPQTHTELTSNGFHRGSQGSNELNSPARQRNGWKDKNSFRWKVIKVDDSRSVAEARRKAQKILQVNLSPVIQIQPLNHVLRDFRYQNN